GAAGTGCTGGGCTATGAACTGGAAGTGCTGAACGAGTCGGAAACCCCGCCGTTCCCACTCAACGAATTCTCCGACGTGGGCGAAGAAACCCGCCTGCGCTACCGCTTCCTGGACCTGCGTCGTCCGGAAATGGCCGAGAAGCTGCGCCTGCGTTCGCGCATGACCACCAGCATCCGCCGCTTCCTCGACGAAAACGGCTTCCTCGACGTAGAAACGCCGATCCTGACCCGGGCTACCCCGGAAGGCGCGCGTGACTACCTGGTGCCGAGCCGTACCCACGCTGGCAGCTTCTTCGCCTTGCCGCAATCGCCGCAGCTGTTCAAGCAACTGCTGATGGTGGCTGGCTTCGACCGCTACTACCAGATCGCCAAGTGCTTCCGCGACGAAGACCTGCGCGCTGACCGCCAGCCGGAATTCACCCAGATCGACATCGAGACCAGCTTCCTCGATGAAAAAGAGATCATGGGCCTGACCGAACAAATGATCCGCAACCTGTTCAAGGAAGTGCTGGACCTGGAGTTCGGCGATTTCCCGCACATGACCTTCGAAGAGGCCATGCGCCGCTACGGTTCCGACAAGCCAGACCTGCGTAACCCGCTGGAACTGGTGGACGTGGCCGATCAACTGAAAGAAGTCGACTTCAAGGTGTTCAGCGGCCCGGCCAACGACCCTAAATGCCGCATTGCCGCCCTGCGCGTGCCTGGCGGCGCAAGCATGCCGCGCAAGCAGATCGACGACTACACCAAGTTCGTTGGCATCTACGGTGCCAAGGGCCTGGCGTACATCAAGGTCAACGAGCGCGCCAATGGTGTTGACGGTCTGCAATCGCCGATCGTGAAAAACATTCCGCTGGACAACCTGAACGCGATCCTCGATCGCGTTGGTGCGGTTGACGGCGACATTGTGTTCTTCGGTGCCGACAAGGCCAAGATCGTCAGCGAAGCCTTGGGCGCGCTGCGCATCAAGCTCGGTCACGACCTGAACCTGCTGACCTGCGAATGGGCCCCGATGTGGGTCGTTGACTTCCCGATGTTCGAAGAGAACGACGACGGCAGCTTCAGCGCCTTGCACCACCCGTTCACCGCACCGAAGTGCTCGCCGGCCGAGCTGGAAGCCAACCCGGCAGGCGCTCTGTCCCGTGCCTACGACATGGTGCTTAACGGCACTGAGCTGGGTGGCGGTTCGATCCGTATCCACCGCAAAGAGATGCAGCAAGCGGTCTTCCGCCTGCTGGGCATTAACGAAGCGGAACAGGAAGAGAAGTTCGGCTTCCTGCTCGACGCCTTGAAGTACGGCGCGCCGCCGCACGGTGGCCTGGCCTTTGGCCTGGACCGTCTGGTGATGCTGATGACCGGTGCCCAGTCGATCCGTGAAGTGATCGCCTTCCGAAAACCCAGAGTGCTGCGGACGTCATGACCCAGGCTCCAGGTGTGGTGGATGCCAAGGCGCTGCGCGAGCTGCACATTCGTCTGCGCGAGACGCCGAAGGCTGAGTAAGGCTACTGCGTGAAAGCGCACTGAGGTTTACGCAGTCTAAAAAGGCGCATCTTCGGATGCGCCTTTGCGTTACAAGGGTTGCATCCTGCCTGGGGCGGGATTGATAAGGTTTCTACAGAATTTCGGAGTTGTGTTATGGCTGGCCATTCCAAGTGGGCGAACATCAAGCACCGCAAAGAGCGACAGGATGCCAAGAAAGGCAAGATCTTCACCAAGTGGATCCGCGAGCTGACCGTCGCTGCCCGCCAGGGCGGTGGTGACCCCGGCTCCAACCCGCGCCTGCGCCTGGCGCTGGACAAGGCGCTTGGCGCCAACATGAGCCGCGACATCATCGATCGCGCCGTGGCCCGTGGTGCCGGTGCTGCCGATACCGACGACATGGTCGAACTGACCTACGAAGGCTACGGCCCAGGCGGCGTGGCGGTGATGGTCGAATGCATGACCGACAACCGCAACCGCACCGCAGCCGCTGTGCGTCACGCGTTCAGCAAGTGCGGCGGCAACCTCGGTACCGATGGTTCGGTGGCCTACCTGTTCGAGCGCAAGGGGCAGATCTCCTTTGCGCCGGGTGTGGATGAAGACGCGCTGATCGAAGCCGCGATGGAAGCGGACGCCGATGACGTGGTGACCAACGAAGATGGCTCCATCGACGTGTTCACCTCGTTTGGCAGTTTCTACGCGGTGCGTAATGCGCTGGAAGCCGCTGGTTTCAAAGGCACCGACGCAGAAATCGTGATGCTGCCAACCACCAGTGCCGAGCTGGATTTGGATGGCGCGCAGAAGGTGCTGAAGCTGTTGGACATGCTTGAGGACCTGGATGATGTGCAGAACGTGTATTCGAATGCTGACATCCCGGAATCCGTCGCCGAGCAACTGTCTTAAGATCCATGAAAGTCCAATGTGGGAGCTGGCTTGCCTGCGATTGCGGTGTATCAAATACAGATTTGTTCACTGACACACCGCAATCGCGGGCAAGCCCGGCTCCCACATGGGTCTTTGCGTATCCACAAAACCGCAGGCGTTATGACTTTAATCCTAGGTATCGACCCCGGTTCGCGCATCACCGGTTTTGGCGTGGTGCAGCAGACCCCACGCGGCTGCATCTACGTAGCCTCGGGTTGCATCCGCACCGGTGCGGGCGAGCTGGCCGAGCGCTTGCAGATCGTCTATCGCGGCGTGCGTGAAGTGATCCAGACCTACGGGCCGATCACCATGGGCATCGAAAAGGTGTTCATGGCCAAAAACGCCGATTCGGCGCTGAAGCTTGGCCAGGCCCGGGGCGCTGCTATCGTCGCGGGCGCGGAGGAGGGCATGGAAATCGCCGAGTACACCGCGACCCAGGTCAAGCAGGCCGTGGTCGGTACTGGCGCCGCCAACAAGGAGCAGGTGCAGATGATGGTCATGCACATGCTCAAGCTCACCTCAAAACCACAGATTGACGCGTCCGACGCTCTGGCCATTGCCATTTGCCATGCGCACACCCGTTCCAGTCTGCTGCCCCACGGTCTGGGTACGGCACGCAGTCGTGGCGGGCGGCTGCGTCTCTGATAGCATCAGCGCAATCGTGTTTCCCGGTCAGGCCTTTGGCTGGCCCTCAAGCTTTAAGGATTTGAACCGTGATTGGACGCTTGCGCGGCACCCTGGCTGAGAAACAGCCGCCGCACCTGATTCTGGATGTAAATGGGTTGGGGTATGAGCTGGAAGTGCCCATGACCACCCTGTATCGCCTGCCGTCTGTCGGCGAGCCGATTACGCTGCACACCCATCTGGTGGTGCGCGAAGATGCGCAATTGCTCTATGGTTTCATTGGCAAGCGCGACCGTGACTTCTTTCGTGAACTGATCCGCTTGAATGGCGTGGGGCCGAAACTGGCACTGGCGCTGATGTCGAGCCTGGAAGTGGACGAGCTGGTGCGTGCCGTGTCGGCCCAGGATACGTCGGCACTGACCAAGGTGCCGGGTGTCGGCAAGAAAACCGCCGAACGTCTGCTGGTGGAACTCAAGGACCGCTTCAAGGCCTGGGAAGTTGTACCGAGCATGTTCGCGCTGGTGCCGAACCAGCCAGACATGCCGGCCGGCCAGGTCGCCAGTGCCGAAAGCGACGCTGTCAGCGCGCTGATCTCCCTGGGCTACAAGCCGCAGGAGGCCAGCAAGGCCGTGTCGGCCATCAAGGACAAGAACCTGAGCAGTGAAGACATGATCCGCCGTGCCCTGAAGGGAATGATTTAAGTGATTGAAGCAGATCGTCTGATCGCGGCCACCGGCCCGCGCGACCGTGAAGAAGTCCAGGACCGCGCCATCCGGCCCCTGAGCCTGGCTGAATATATCGGTCAACCTACCGTGCGCGAGCAGATGGAGCTGTTTATCCAGGCCGCGCGCGGGCGCAGTGAATCCCTTGATCACACCCTGATCTTCGGCCCGCCGGGGCTGGGTAAAACTACCCTGGCCAACATCATTGCCCAGGAAATGGGCGTGTCGATCAAGTCCACCTCCGGCCCAGTGCTGGAGCGGCCAGGCGACCTGGCGGCACTGCTGACCAACCTTGAACCGCATGACGTGCTGTTTATCGACGAGATTCACCGGTTGTCGCCGATCGTCGAGGAAGTGCTGTACCCGGCGATGGAAGACTTTCAGCTCGACATCATGATTGGCGAAGGCCCGGCGGCGCGCTCGATCAAGCTCGACCTGCCACCGTTCACCCTGGTGGGTGCCACCACTCGCGCCGGCATGTTGACCAACCCGTTGCGAGACCGTTTCGGCATCGTTCAACGTCTAGAGTTTTATAGCACCGCAGACTTGGCGACCATCGTCAGCCGTACGGCGAGCATTCTCGGCTTGCCCCTGGACCCGGAAGGCGCATTTGAAATCGCCCGTCGGGCCCGTGGCACGCCGCGAATCGCCAACCGCCTGCTGCGTCGTGTACGCGATTTTGCCGAAGTGCGGGCCAAGGGGCATATCACCAAGGCCGTGGCCGACCTGGCGCTGAACCTGCTGGATGTGGACGAGCATGGCTTCGATCACCAGGATCGACGTCTACTCTTGACCATGATCGAGAAGTTCGACGGCGGCCCGGTGGGCGTCGACAGCCTCGCGGCGGCCATCAGCGAGGAGCGCCATACCATCGAGGATGTGCTGGAACCGTACCTGATCCAGCAGGGCTACATCATGCGCACGCCACGGGGGCGGGTGGTGACGCGCCATGCCTATCTGCACTTCGGGTTAAACATTCCGTCACGATTGGGTGAGATGCCCGTGGTAGACGAATTCCTCGATGCAGTGGACGATTAAAAAGGTCACGCCAGTCGATTTATCTGGAGTTTGTGCTGTCCTAGTGGCTGGCGTCGTCATTCAGTCACTCGAAGTATTCTCGAGAATGAAAAAACAGTTGCCCAGCCAATTGGCAACCTGAGGAGTAAGCACTAGAGTATGCGCGCGCAAAACGGGGATCAGTCGTTCGCACATCGCTGTCGCGTTTATTACGAGGACACCGATGCCGGCGGCATCGTGTATTACGTCAATTACCTCAAGTTCATGGAGCGGGCTCGAACCGAGCGGCTACGGGAGCTGGGCTTTGCCCAGTCCGAGTTGGCAGGGAGGACCTGTTATTCGTCGTGCACTCCAGCGAGGCGCGCTACCACGCGCCGGCGCGGCTGGACGACGAGTTGTTGGTAAGCGCTGAAGTAATCGAATTGAACCGTGTCAGCCTGCGCTTTAAACAGCAGGTCAGGCGGGCAACGGATGCAACGCTGCTCTGTGAGGGGCAGTTCCTGGTGGCCTGTGTGCGCACCAATAGTTTGAAACCCCGGGCCATTCCCGAAGCTCTACGTGCGGCCTTTGCCGACGTAAGCGGCGCGGGTAAACAATCAAAGCAGGAGATTTAGCGTGGAACCTACCGTCGTCGACCATTCCTCCATGTGGAGCCTGGTCAGCAATGCCAGTGTTGTGGTTCAACTGGTCATGCTGACCCTGGTAGCCGCATCGGTTACCTCTTGGGTCATGATTTTTCAGCGCAGCAACCTGCTGCGTGCCGGTCGACGTGCCCTGGAGAGCTTTGAAGAGCGCTTCTGGTCGGGTATCGACCTTTCCAAGCTGTACCGTCAGGCCGGCAGCAACCCGGACCCGGATTCGGGCGTCGAGCAGATCTTCCGCGCTGGCTTCAAGGAATTCTCCCGTCTGCGCCAGCAGCCAGGCGTTGACCCGGAAGCGGTGATGGAAGGCGTGGCCCGTGCCATGCGCGTTGCCATCTCCCGTGAAGAAGAAAAACTGGAGCAGAGCCTGCCGTTCCTCGCCACCGTTGGTTCCGTGAGCCCGTACATCGGTCTGTTCGGTACCGTATGGGGCATCATGAACTCCTTCCGCGGCCTGGCCCAGGCCCAGCAAGCGACCCTGGCCACCGTGGCCCCGGGTATCGCCGAAGCCCTGATCGCCACCGCGATCGGCCTGTTCGCTGCTATCCCGGCAGTAATCGCCTACAACCGTTTTGCCGCTCGCGGCGAAAACCTGATTGGCCGTTACTACACCTTCGCCGATGAATTCCAGGCGATCCTGCACCGTAAAGTGCACACCAGCGAAGAATAAGCAGGTACTCCCCGATGGCTTTAATCACTCGAGCTCGAACCAAGCGCAAGCCGGTCGCCGAGATGAACGTAGTGCCTTACATCGACGTGATGCTGGTGCTGCTGGTTATCTTCATGGTGACCGCGCCGATGCTCAACCAGGGTGTAAAGGTTGATCTGCCCAAGGTTTCCAGCGAAGCCTTGCCCCAGGACAACAACACCCAGGTGCTGACCATTTCGATCAAGTCCGACAAGACCTATTACTGGAACCTTGGCAGCGAAGTCGACACTCAGAAGCAGCAGGACAAGGCCCTGACCTTGCCGGCGATGACTGATGCCGTGACCAAGATCATTCGCTCGGGCAACGAAGGCGGCAAGCACACCCAAGTCTTCATCCGTGGTGACAAGGCGGTCGACTACGGCTCCGTCATGGGTGCCATGGGCGGGCTGCAGAAGGCCGGCGTCGGTAACGTTGGCTTGATTACCGAGGCGCCCTGATGCAGCAACAGCGAGAGCCGTCCGCCTCGGAAAGCTACTTCTGGCCTAGCGTTTGGGCAATTGCCCTGCACGTCCTGGTGTTTGGCATGCTGTTCGTCAGCTTTGCCATGACCCCGGACTTGCCGCCAGCCAAGCCGATCGTGCAGGCGACCCTGTATCAGCTGAAATCGAAAAGTCAGGCCACCACCCAGACCAATCAGAAGATTGCGGGTGAGGCTCAGAAGTCGGCTGCGCGCCAGACTGAAGTCGAGCAGATGGAACAGAAGAAGGTCGAGCAGGAAGCGGTGAAGGCTGCTGCGGAACAAAAGAAAGAAGAGGCGGCTCAAAAGGCCGAGGAATCGAAAAAGGCTGACGAAGCGAAGAAGGCCGACGAGGCGAAAAAGGCTGATGAAGCCAAGAAAGCCGAGAAAGCTGCCGAAGCTAAAAAAGCCGAAGAGAAACAATTGGCTGATATAGCCAAGAAGAAGTCTGAAGAAGAAGCCAAAAAAGCGGCTGAAGAAGAGGCCAAGAAACAGGCCGCTGAAGACGCCAAGAAAAAAGATTGTCGAAGACGCGAAGAAGAAAGCCGCCGAAGACGCCAAGAAAAAAGCTGAAGCAGACGAGGCGAAGAAGAAAGTCGCCGACGACGCGAAGAAGAAAGCTGCCGCCGACGCCCAGAAGAAAAAGGCCCAGGAAGCAGCGCGTAAATCCGCCGAAGAGAAAAAGGCCCAGGCCTTGGCAGATTTGCTCTCCGACACGCCGCAGCGTCAGCAGGCCTTGGCCGATGAACGTGGTGATGAAGTCGCGGGCAGTTTCGACGACCTGATCCGGGCGCGGGCAGCAGAGGGCTGGACACGTCCACCTTCGGCACGCAAAGGCATGACAGTAGTGCTGCAGATCGGCATGTTGCCGGACGGTACGGTGACTTCGGTCAGCGTGTCCAAGTCCAGTGGTGACGGTTCGTTCGACAGTTCGGCGGTTGCCGCGGTCAAGAACATTGGCCGGTTGACCGAGATGCAGGGAATGAAACCAAGCGACTTCGCTCCCTATCGTTCATTCAAGATGACATTCACACCTGAGGATCTAGCCTTGTGAGAAACCTTCTTCGAGGAATGCTTGTCGTTATTTGCTGTATGGCAGGGATAGCGGCGGCGGATGAAAAGAACATCCTGGTCACCAGCGGTAGTGATCGGGCTACCCCGATCGCGGTAGTACCGTTCGGTTGGCAGGGCGGCAGCGTGCTGCCGGACGACATGGCCCAGATCGTCAGTGACGACCTGCGCAACTCCGGCTACTACGCGCCGATTCCGAAAGGCAACATGATCAGCCAGCCGAACCAGGCCAGCGAAGTTGTGTTCCGTGACTGGAAGGCCGTTGGCGCCCAGTACCTGATGGTCGGCAATATCGTGCCGGCCGGCGGTCGCCTGCAGATCCAGTACACGTTGTTCAACGTGGCCACCGAGCAGCAGGTCCTGACCGGCAGCGTATCGGGCACCGCCGAACAGCTGCGCGACATGGCCCACTACATCTCGGACCAATCGTTTGAAAAGCTCACCGGTATCAAGGGTGCTTTCTCGACGCGTCTGTTGTACGTAACGGCTGAGCGTTTCTCCGTAGACAATACTCGTTACACTTTGCAGCGTTCGGACTATGACGGTGCACGGGCTGTAACTTTGCTGCAATCGCGCGAGCCAATCCTGTCGCCGCGTTTTTGCGCCGGACGGCAAGCGTATTGCCTACGTATCCTTTGAGCAGAAGCGTCCGCGCATCTTCGTCCAGCACATCGATACTGGCCGTCGTGAGCAGATCACCAACTTCGAAGGCCTCAACGGTGCACCAGCCTGGTCGCCGGATGGTTCGCGCCTGGCATTCGTGCTGTCTAAAGACGGTAACCCTGATATCTACGTGATGAACATGGCTTCGCGCCAGATCAGCCGTGTTACCAGCGGCCCAGGCATCAACACCGAGCCGTTCTGGGGTAAGGATGGTTCGACCATCTACTTCACCTCCGACCGGGGCGGCAAGCCACAGATTTATAAAACAAGCGTGGGTGGCGGTGGCGCGGAACGCGTGACCTTTATTGGTAACTACAACGCCAACCCTAAGCTTTCGGCTGATGAAAAGACGTTGGTGATGATTCACCGTCAGGATGGTTTCACTAATTTCCGGGTTGCGGCCCAGGATTTGCAGCGTGGAACAGTAAAAATCCTTACAGATACCAACCTTGATGAGTCAGCCACTGTTGCGCCCAACGGCACCATGGTAATCTACGCCACCCGCCAGCAGGGCCGGGGAGTCTTGATGCTCGTGTCCATTAATGGACGCGTAAGGCTCCCACTTCCTACCGCTCAAGGCGAAGTCAGAGAACCATCCTGGTCCCCTTACCTGAACTGACGCGGCGCTACAAGATTTGCTTAACACACTGGGGTTCATTAGGAGTTTCACGATGGAAATGCTGAAGTTTGGTAAGTTTGCTGCTCTGGCTCTGGCTCTGTCCGTAGCCGTTGGTTGCTCGTCTAAAGGCGGCGACAATGCCGGTGAAGGCGCAGCTGTTGATCCAAACGCTGGTTACGGCGCTAACACTGGTGCTGTTGACGGCTCCCTGAGCGAAGAAGCTGCTCTGCGCGCTATCACCACTTTCTACTTCGAATACGACAGTTCGGACCTGAAGCCAGAAGCCATGCGCGCTCTGGACGTTCACGCGAAGGACCTGAAAGCTAACGGCGCTCGCGTTGTTCTGGAAGGTAACACTGACGAACGTGGTACTCGTGAGTACAACATGGCACTGGGCGAGCGTCGTGCGAAAGCCGTTCAGCGCTACCTGGTACTGCAAGGTGTTGCTCCAGGCCAACTGGAACTGGTTTCCTACGGTAAAGAGCGTCCAGTTGCTACTGGCCACGACGAGCAGTCCTGGGCTCAAAACCGTCGCGTCGAACTGCGTAAGTAATTCGTCATGCGAACGTGCCGTCGTGCTCTAACTGTATTGGCTCTCAGCCTCGCACCGCTTGCGGTGTGGGCTGCGGTTCCTGTGGAAGATAGCAACTCTGGCTATAACAATAGCGGGAGCAGTTATCCGCCAGCGGGTTATGGCACGAACGGCGCCTATGCTGGGGGCGGCTACGTCCGCCCCCCTCGGCACAGGGCGAACTGTTCAACCAGCTGCAACGTATGCAGGATCAATTGTCCCAGCAACAAGGCACGATTGAGGTTCTGCAGAATCAAGTGAACCAGCTGAAGCAAGAAGGCCTGGAGCGTTACCAGGATCTTGATCGACGCATTGGAGCCGGTGTTCAACCTGCCGCAACTCCTGATAATTCTTCTACCGGTGGTGCGCCAAGTGCCGCCGCCGGTGGTGCAGCAGCAGGGGCGGCTGCCAGCCAAGCCCCTGCTGCCAGCAGCGAACCGGGTGATCCGGCGAAGGAAAAACTGTATTACGACGCAGCCTTCGACCTGATCAAGGCCAAGGATTTCGATAAAGCCAGCCAGGCATTTACCGCTTTCCTGCGTAAATACCCCAACAGCCAGTACGCGGGCAACGCCCAATATTGGCTGGTGAGGTGAACCTGGCCAAGGGTGATCTGCAAGCAGCCGGCCAGGCATTTGCCAAGGTCAGCCAGTTGTACCCCAAGCATGCCAAGGTACCGGACTCGCTGTACAAACTCGCTGACGTAGAGCGCCGCCTGGGTCATACCGACAAGGTCAAAGGCATTCTGCAGCAAGTGGTTGCCCAATATCCGGGTACCTCGGCTGCGCAGTTGGCACAACGGGATCTGCAGCGCTTGTAAGCAGTGCAGCCCGTTTAGAAGAAACCCGCGCCTGGCGCGGGTTTTTTCGTTAGAATCCACGCCCTTTATGAAACACGCTCCTTGGGGTCTACGCGTTGGCGGGATCCCATGAAGTGCCTGACGGAGGCGGACAGCCTGTTTAGCTGTTACGCCCGTGGCGACTATGCAAGACACATTACGCATCACCGAAGTTTTTTACTCGTTGCAGGGTGAAACGCGAACCGCTGGCCTGCCCACAGTATTTGTGCGCTTGACCGGCTGTCCTTTGCGTTGCCAATACTGCGACAGCGCCTACGCCTTCAGTGGCGGCACCGTGCGCACTCTTGATGACATCCTGCAGCAGGTTGCCGGTTACCGCCCGCGCTACGTCTGCGTGACCGGCGGCGAGCCCCTGGCCCAGCCTAATGCCATTCCATTACTCAAGCAGCTGTGTGACGCCGGTTATGAAGTGTCCCTGGAAACCAGTGGTGCTTTGGATATTTCCGCGGTAGACCCGCGCGTCAGCCGCGTGGTCGACCTCAAGACCCCCGGCTCCAAGGAATCGCACCGCAATCTTTACGAGAACATGGACTTGCTGACGGCCAACGATCAGGTCAAGTTCGTTATCTGTTCCCGTGACGATTACGACTGGGCGAGTTCCAAGCTCATCCAGTACGGCCTGGATCGTCGCGCCGGCGAGGTGCTGTTCTCTCCTAGTCACCACGACCTGAACGCGCGCGATCTCGCCGATTGGGTGGTTGCGGACAATCTACCAGTGCGCCTGCAATTGCAGTTGCACAAATACCTTTGGAACGATGAGCCAGGACGCTGACATGACTGAACAAACCAACGATCAAAAACGCGCTGTAATCCTGCTGTCCGGTGGCCTCGACTCCGCCACCGTGGTGGCTATGGCGCAAGCCGAAGGCTACAGCTGCTACACCATGAGCTTCGACTACGGCCAGCGCCACCGCGCCGAGTTGAACGCCGCTTCGCGCGTCGCTCGCGACATGGGTGTGGTCGAGCACAAGGTGATCGGCCTGAACCTCAATGGCATCGGTGGCTCCGCGCTTACCGACAGCAGCATCGATGTGCCTGAAACGCCGGGCGAAGGCATTCCGGTCACCTACGTGCCTGCGCGTAACACCGTCTTCCTGTCCCTCGCCCTTGGCTGGGCAGAAGT
The Pseudomonas poae DNA segment above includes these coding regions:
- a CDS encoding YebC/PmpR family DNA-binding transcriptional regulator, whose translation is MAGHSKWANIKHRKERQDAKKGKIFTKWIRELTVAARQGGGDPGSNPRLRLALDKALGANMSRDIIDRAVARGAGAADTDDMVELTYEGYGPGGVAVMVECMTDNRNRTAAAVRHAFSKCGGNLGTDGSVAYLFERKGQISFAPGVDEDALIEAAMEADADDVVTNEDGSIDVFTSFGSFYAVRNALEAAGFKGTDAEIVMLPTTSAELDLDGAQKVLKLLDMLEDLDDVQNVYSNADIPESVAEQLS
- the ruvA gene encoding Holliday junction branch migration protein RuvA encodes the protein MIGRLRGTLAEKQPPHLILDVNGLGYELEVPMTTLYRLPSVGEPITLHTHLVVREDAQLLYGFIGKRDRDFFRELIRLNGVGPKLALALMSSLEVDELVRAVSAQDTSALTKVPGVGKKTAERLLVELKDRFKAWEVVPSMFALVPNQPDMPAGQVASAESDAVSALISLGYKPQEASKAVSAIKDKNLSSEDMIRRALKGMI
- the tolQ gene encoding protein TolQ; this encodes MEPTVVDHSSMWSLVSNASVVVQLVMLTLVAASVTSWVMIFQRSNLLRAGRRALESFEERFWSGIDLSKLYRQAGSNPDPDSGVEQIFRAGFKEFSRLRQQPGVDPEAVMEGVARAMRVAISREEEKLEQSLPFLATVGSVSPYIGLFGTVWGIMNSFRGLAQAQQATLATVAPGIAEALIATAIGLFAAIPAVIAYNRFAARGENLIGRYYTFADEFQAILHRKVHTSEE
- the tolR gene encoding protein TolR, whose translation is MALITRARTKRKPVAEMNVVPYIDVMLVLLVIFMVTAPMLNQGVKVDLPKVSSEALPQDNNTQVLTISIKSDKTYYWNLGSEVDTQKQQDKALTLPAMTDAVTKIIRSGNEGGKHTQVFIRGDKAVDYGSVMGAMGGLQKAGVGNVGLITEAP
- the pal gene encoding peptidoglycan-associated lipoprotein Pal, yielding MEMLKFGKFAALALALSVAVGCSSKGGDNAGEGAAVDPNAGYGANTGAVDGSLSEEAALRAITTFYFEYDSSDLKPEAMRALDVHAKDLKANGARVVLEGNTDERGTREYNMALGERRAKAVQRYLVLQGVAPGQLELVSYGKERPVATGHDEQSWAQNRRVELRK
- the queC gene encoding 7-cyano-7-deazaguanine synthase QueC — encoded protein: MTEQTNDQKRAVILLSGGLDSATVVAMAQAEGYSCYTMSFDYGQRHRAELNAASRVARDMGVVEHKVIGLNLNGIGGSALTDSSIDVPETPGEGIPVTYVPARNTVFLSLALGWAEVLNARDIFIGVNAVDYSGYPDCRPEFVESFERMANLATKAGVEGQGFRILAPLQNLSKADIVKAGVGLGVDYSLTVSCYQADDDGRACGKCDSCRLRAEGFQAAGITDPTRYF
- the ruvC gene encoding crossover junction endodeoxyribonuclease RuvC; this encodes MTLILGIDPGSRITGFGVVQQTPRGCIYVASGCIRTGAGELAERLQIVYRGVREVIQTYGPITMGIEKVFMAKNADSALKLGQARGAAIVAGAEEGMEIAEYTATQVKQAVVGTGAANKEQVQMMVMHMLKLTSKPQIDASDALAIAICHAHTRSSLLPHGLGTARSRGGRLRL
- the queE gene encoding 7-carboxy-7-deazaguanine synthase QueE; translated protein: MQDTLRITEVFYSLQGETRTAGLPTVFVRLTGCPLRCQYCDSAYAFSGGTVRTLDDILQQVAGYRPRYVCVTGGEPLAQPNAIPLLKQLCDAGYEVSLETSGALDISAVDPRVSRVVDLKTPGSKESHRNLYENMDLLTANDQVKFVICSRDDYDWASSKLIQYGLDRRAGEVLFSPSHHDLNARDLADWVVADNLPVRLQLQLHKYLWNDEPGR
- the ruvB gene encoding Holliday junction branch migration DNA helicase RuvB; this translates as MIEADRLIAATGPRDREEVQDRAIRPLSLAEYIGQPTVREQMELFIQAARGRSESLDHTLIFGPPGLGKTTLANIIAQEMGVSIKSTSGPVLERPGDLAALLTNLEPHDVLFIDEIHRLSPIVEEVLYPAMEDFQLDIMIGEGPAARSIKLDLPPFTLVGATTRAGMLTNPLRDRFGIVQRLEFYSTADLATIVSRTASILGLPLDPEGAFEIARRARGTPRIANRLLRRVRDFAEVRAKGHITKAVADLALNLLDVDEHGFDHQDRRLLLTMIEKFDGGPVGVDSLAAAISEERHTIEDVLEPYLIQQGYIMRTPRGRVVTRHAYLHFGLNIPSRLGEMPVVDEFLDAVDD